One window from the genome of Glycine soja cultivar W05 chromosome 12, ASM419377v2, whole genome shotgun sequence encodes:
- the LOC114380470 gene encoding transcription factor TCP4-like, protein MGMKSTGGEIVQVQGGHIVRSTGRKDRHSKVYTAKGPRDRRVRLSAHTAIEFYDVQDRLGYDRPSKAVDWLIKKAKNAIDKLGELPPWHPTPNTAADAENNNNNNNAGSSDMAIAAEQSESSGYNFQLQRQLGEDHDNHHSAFIPSPIDTDAIAFFPTTTATSSINFQTYPPDIISRTNNSTEDLGLSLHSFQDPGLIHGQTQAGANQTQTPSNDQSLFSGSTQVGFEANYPRIVTWNSDASIDMNRTGFMVNSPALLGQGGSAAFSQRGTLQSSFSPSLRPWSEIPMASSEHHKSQPIQQASIFGSRFLSDALPGFCIPARIQGEDGVGPDKPSSSSPNSHH, encoded by the coding sequence ATGGGCATGAAGAGCACTGGGGGAGAGATTGTTCAAGTCCAAGGAGGGCACATTGTTCGGTCCACAGGTAGAAAAGATAGGCACAGCAAGGTTTACACTGCAAAGGGTCCTCGTGATCGAAGGGTTAGGCTCTCAGCACACACTGCTATTGAGTTCTATGATGTTCAAGATCGTTTAGGCTATGACAGACCAAGCAAAGCCGTGGACTGGCTCATCAAGAAGGCCAAGAATGCTATTGATAAGCTTGGTGAGCTTCCTCCATGGCACCCTACTCCTAACACTGCTGCAGATGCtgagaacaacaacaacaacaacaatgcagGGTCAAGTGACATGGCCATTGCAGCAGAACAATCTGAGTCTTCTGGTTACAATTTTCAGCTGCAAAGGCAATTAGGTGAGGACCATGATAACCACCATTCGGCTTTCATTCCCTCACCTATTGACACTGATGCAATAGCCTTCTTTCCAACAACCACTGCAACCTCCTCCATCAATTTCCAAACCTACCCTCCTGATATAATCTCAAGAACCAACAACTCCACTGAGGATCTTGGCCTTTCCCTTCACTCCTTCCAAGACCCTGGTTTGATTCATGGCCAGACCCAAGCAGGTGCAAACCAGACACAAACACCTTCCAATGACCAAAGCCTCTTCTCTGGCTCAACTCAAGTGGGGTTTGAGGCCAATTACCCCAGGATTGTCACTTGGAACAGTGATGCAAGCATAGATATGAACAGAACCGGGTTCATGGTCAATTCACCAGCACTTCTAGGCCAAGGTGGTTCTGCTGCATTTTCCCAAAGGGGGACCCTTCAGTCCAGTTTCTCACCATCACTTCGTCCTTGGAGTGAGATTCCAATGGCTTCATCAGAACATCACAAGTCACAGCCAATTCAACAAGCTTCAATCTTTGGCAGCAGGTTTCTGTCTGATGCATTGCCGGGGTTCTGCATTCCTGCTAGAATCCAAGGAGAGGATGGAGTTGGTCCTGACAAgccatcatcttcttctcctaaTTCTCATCACTGA